The following is a genomic window from Anopheles aquasalis chromosome 3, idAnoAquaMG_Q_19, whole genome shotgun sequence.
GTTGTGCGCGTCCACCTGGCACAGGGGCACCTCCATCGGCAGTGCCTCCCGCACATCTTCTACCCACTGCATCGGCACCCGGAGCGGGCTGAAGTCACATACGACACCTCCGATCCGGTGTTTCTTCACAAAGGCGGGCACATTCTGACCAGCGTTGCCACGCAACAGATGGAAGTGTATGTTGAGCTTCTCACACTCCTTCGCCACCTCCTCTAGGCCgttgagcataaatttgaAGTGCCGGATGGTGGCCTCCAGGAACCGCGGCACAAGATTGAAGCATACGTGTAGCGGGAGCTCATTTTTGAGGGCCAACTTCTGGGCGAAAAGAAAGGCCCAGTTATCCTGGACGCGCACATCCCGTGACATCCAGTACAGTACGCCTTCTTTGCCTTCCTCGATCACTTTAGCGTCCGAGAGGACTCGCACGCGCTTCtttttgaaatcgaaatccagAATCGATTTTGCCGTGGCCGCTCGTTCGGCCCGAAACAGAGCCACAAAGTCATCGCTCTTGCTGGAGCTGCCGCTGGCATCCACAGGTGGACTCGATGTCGAGggttcgtcctttttcggtttcttcgccGGCGGTTCCACCGAAGACTTGCCTCCGGAGGAGGACGGACGGGCAGCTTTCTTCATATTGGCCAACCTGTTTTCGGAATCAAAAACTGCTGTAAGTGAAGAGGacaaggtttttgggggctgcGAAGAGGGGTCGATACTCACGAATTACGAATAAATTGCTCAACGAACACTCGATTGATCAGGAACGCACGTGAACACATGGATTTCAGgaaacaacgcaaaaaaatcTCGAAACGCGCGGGCTGTCACTTACAAAATCTGGCGAAATTCAGCTGCCACACGGACTATGGGTGCAACAAGAGCATACTGGCCAAAACGAGGTTCCGCataattaaaatttgaatttagGATAGTTACGTGAATCATTTATTTAATGGATCGTTCAGTCACTGTCTGAACCATGCTCTAGTTCTTTCGATTTCAGTCTTGCAGCGAGTTCCTTCGCCGGGTTGAACATTCCGTTCGTCTGCACCCCGCAGATTGCACAACGGGATGACTTTTTGAACTGTGCCAGCGCGCATTTCTCGCAGAAGTAGTGTTTGCATCTGTAAATACAGGATACACGGTTAATAAAGGACCTTCACGCCATGCCATGACCCCACCAGAACTTACTTGGTAACGATCGGATCGACGAAACTTTCGCGGCATATAAAACATTTGAATGGTAGCTCTTCATCGTCCGAGTGAATCTCGTACTTggtatcatcaccatccgagTCATCGGCCGCATAATTACCGCCCGTGCCGGAGCCCTCCTGCTCCATCTGCCATCCGTGCTTGTAGTCGCTTCGGTCGTGCAAGAACTTGCAGCTATCACCGAACCCACAGTAGCCCGTTTCCTTGTAGTCCTTACAGATGTCCGGCTGATAGTCCCAGCGTACGGTCGAGCGGATGTTGGTCGGTGCCCTTATCGGTCCTTTGCTCACCATCCCTGAAGCTGCGTTTCCTTGAGCGCTGTCTTTCTTCTTGAAAAACTGTGTGTAGTAGTTCGTTCCACGATAAACCTTATCGTCCTGCTTGCCCTCCTGCTCCTTGTTGATGTCGATACGTTTCTGGCGGATGGCCTGCGCATCGTGGTTCTTGTCGGTTTCGATTTCCAGCTCTGCCGTCGCCCCTTGGTCCCGCGGACCTTCCGATTGTgccgttcgtttcgatttgtAGCTAACCCCCaggctctcgtcgtcgtccgcgctCGAGTTGGAGGCATCGGCATCCGCTGCGGAAACTCCCGCCTTTCGCCGTAGGGCTGAGGTGCTCTGTATGTTGGGGTTCGATTTCTTGCGTTTTTCgttcgtcaccaccaccgtggactCATTTTCGGCTGTTTCATCTGAAAAACGAAGCCCTCGTTTAGCAAATACCATTTCGAAACAAACGCGCAGGACCTACCTGAATCACTGGACGATTGTTTGCGCTTGCGGGCGCCTTTATTCTTCAGGTTTCGTTTTATAAAAGTAGACATCACATCAGCTAATTTTTGGTACTTCACAGGTGCCGGGATTATAATCCTGTTAAACCTGTTAACGGTTTTAACTCCGTTTTTAGTAGAAATCGAGGATTCTTCACTTTTTGCAGCGATTTAGTGCccgacaaaaaatcaaaacaaagttGTTGACAAATGATTTTGACAGATCGTTTCGCGTATTTGACCTTGAATTTGTTCGTTATCCTCGTTCGTCCGGGACGCCTGATTCATTTCCTGTATTTACTGGATATCcttttcaaaaaaaaagaaaccttttTCGTGTCGTGTTGATCATGTGATAAAACAGAACTTGCATCCTTTATACAAACCATCACCTTGATCGTCTTTGAGGATCTTCACATAAGGACACAAAATGAATCCTTGGTTGAGGGTGCTCTTATCGGGGTTCCTCCTGATAACGCTCGCTGCACGAAGTTACCATTCGCAGCTCGTCGAACGCCCAAACGTGCTACTGATCGTTCTGGATGACTTTCGACCGGTGATTCGGCAAGGATATGGAGACGAAAACGCGATCACACCCAACCTCGATCGACTCGTTCAAGCGGGATATCATTTTGAAAATGTCTTTGCACAGGTAATGTTGCAATCGGAATTTCCGACAATCTGTTTATTAAATCTCCTGTATGCCATTGCTTTCAGCAAGCACTCTGCGCCCCGAGCCGCAACTCGATGTTGACCGGACGGCGACCGGATACGGTACGGTTGTACGATTTCTATAGCTACTGGCGTGAATTTTCCGGCGATTTCACGACCCTGCCGCAGTACTTCAAGCAACAAGGCTACCGTACTCACTCGGTGGGAAAAATCTTTCATCCTGGTGCTTCATCGAACTTCACGGACGATTACCCGCTTAGCTGGTCAACGCCGACGTTCCACCCGCGGTCGGATCCCTACTCTAACTCGCCCGTTTGTCCCGATCCCGCGGACGGTGGACGATTGCACCGTAATCTGCTGTGTCCGGTGATACCGGAGAGGCAACCGTTTCACACTCTTCCAGACATCGAAAGTACCCAGGAGGCGACACGATTTCTTCGGGAACCACGGAACGAGCCATACTTTCTCGCAGTAGGTTACCGTAAACCGCACATCCCGTTCCGCATACCGGTGGAATATCTGAATCAACATCCGCAGTCCAAGTTCCAGACGGTTGGCAGTGGTCAACGCCCGTACGGATTACCGTCGGTGGCTTGGGCGCCCTTCTTGGATGTACGCAATCGGGATGATTTCGAACGGCTAGGCGTACCATTCCCTTACGGGCGCATTCCGGAAGATTTTCAGCAGCGCATCCGTCAACATTATTACGCGGCCGTGACCTACGTGGATGATCTCATTGGCCAACTGCTGGCGGAGGTCAAAATGGATCAAACGATCATCATGGTTACGTCCGATCATGGATGGTCACTCGGTGAGCACGGCGAATGGGCCAAGTACAGTAATTACGATGTTGCCCTCAGGGTTCCTCTGGTACTCGTTACCCCAACGCTTCCCGCCGGTAATGGCATGAAGATAGCGAACGTTGTGGAGCTACTGGATGTGTTTCCGACTCTTGTAGACCTTGCCGGACTACCACCAGTACCTGCTTGTAGCAAACAACGACCGCACAAAGCGGTGACGTGTGTGGAAGGTAAATCGCTCGCATCGTTACTAATCAATGCCACCGTTGGTGAGGATCAGGAAGAGCAATGGGTTGCCTACAGTCAGTTTCCACGGCCCGGCATTGAGCCGAGCGTGGTGCCGAGTAGCGATGAACCGAAGCTACGATACATCAAGATCATGGGTTACAGTCTACGCACCGCTCGGTTCCGCTACACGGCATGGATACAATTCAATCCGGATACTTTCAAGCGAGGTAAAGAAGCACATCGACGCTTGCTGGGACTATGGTGTTAATACCTGATTACCCGTTTTCGTTCGCAGACTGGAGCATTTTGTACGGCGAGGAAATGTACGACCACCTGATCGACGAGCAGGAAAACCTGAATCTTGCTGACCGACCACAGCTTCAGCTGATCAAGGACTCTCTGAGAGCGATCTTGCAGGCCAAGTTCCCTTAACTgtgacggacagacggactcTTCTCACAATCCAAACCACCTGGGTGCTACAAGAGAATTGAGTTTTATTACATAAATATACAAATTTATTCAATAATGATACCTCCGTTTGTTCGTAAATCCGTCCCAACCAACGGGGCCCGGGTCTATTGATATACATAACCACGATAACTACTTCATAAGGTGCTTGATTTATGCGGGGATCTCCGTAAGAAGTACGATCACGTTTTACCAGTTGCCAACAGTCCGAGTGCGTTACATTCACTGTGCTTCGGAGGGGGAACGTTTGGATCCTCTGAGGGGAGGGTGCATGAATGAAGGCAGGAAGCAGTGTCCCGGGCAATACTATTGGATGGAGCACATAAACTGGTCTTGCCCCAGTTTCAACGTGAGATAATTattgaatcaatcgaaagAGTGTAGTTGTCGAGTACGAGTAGTATGTAGCTGCATCGGTAAGGAAGCTTATGAGTAGCACAAAAAGTGATCGCTAACACACTGTGGCAGAtgtttcctgttgttgttgactaTTGCTTTTAGGTGAGGTGAGCAACACTTTCAGCGCTTTTGCAACAACGAACACATCATCGCAATAGATACACTGCACCACTAGCGGGTTCGATCATGTCTCTCGATCTTCGGGGGTTCAGTTGATACTGCGTTAAGCAGGGAAAAGCAGGCAACCACGGGGTCAGGCCAGTTCATGCATGACAATCGTATCACTCGTCTATTCTATCGAGTCCACACAGCTTCCCCGCTAAGTTGTCCTTCTCATTGGctactttgttttttttatataaaatagaaaaaaatcggAACGACCTCCTTTCTGAGTGAACCAGGAAGGCTAACACGATAgactttgcttgcttgcagcAGGGATGAGTATGGTACGTGATGGGCTTCAGGAAGAGGGTCTTGGCTTAGTTAAACAGCACAGTATTCGGATCTTCGTTGTCCATTTGCTTCACGTGCCTTAGGACATCCTTCTTCGTAATCACACCGAGCAGCCGACTGAAAGCAAgagaggaggagcagcgtGAGAAAAAgtagaacgaaaacaaattcgGAGCCATTCGGGGAATGGAGCTCACCCATTGTGTGTGACCAGCGTTTGTCGGAGACCGAGCTTGCGGAACATATCGACGACCGTTTCCATCGGCGTCTGATCGGTAACGGTGATCGGGGCCATGTCGAgaatctttttcaatttcaacggTGAAGGTCCCAGGTTCTGGACTGGCTGTGCCGAGGTGAATATCACCAGCGACTGCCCTGTAATGCCGTCAATTATTCGCCTCGCATTGGCTACAAGTCGACAAGGGGAGATGAGAAGGTGAGTTTAATGATTGCGTTGCACAATCACGGTGCCGTTTTATCGCTTACCTAAAGCTAGATTAAGATCTCTCCTTGGCACGAACCCAACCAAATATTGGTTCTCCTTAGACACAACCACCGGGTAGCCGTTGTGTTCAGTCTCTTTAAGTAGGGTCTCGATGTCGTCCACCGTCATCGAGTCCTGAGTGATGACCGCCAGTGTTTCGTTGCGCCTGGAAACGGAGTTTCATGTAGAAATTTCGCCATTCGGTGCCTGTCCGTCTGGTCAGTACTTACTTTGGCTGCATGACATCTGCGGCGAGTGTCGTGTGCTGGAACTCGTCCTTGCTATCCAAGAACGGATACCCGTTCAATGCTATATGAGCATCGTAGATACCCTGCAGAGGCAAGAACCTCGGTTAGTAAAATCGTGATTACGTTCGCTCGACCGAATTACCTGTCTTCCGAGTGCATCACCAACCCATTTAGATGCCATAGCTGCCGCCATCAACGGTACAATATATCGAACGCCACCAGTCAATTCGAACATGATGACCACCAGAGACACTACAATGAAAGAGGGTGAAAGGGGGTTACGGAAACGAAGACAAGTGTCGCTGCGCCCCACTCGATCACTTACCGGTCATTCTGGTCACCCCACCAAGGACGGCCGCAGCACCAACCATCGCGTAGAGCCCGGGAGTAATACAATCGTCGCCGGTGGAACATTCCCCGGAAAAGATCCAAATCTTTGGATAATTGTAAGCCAGCTGCTCCATCGCTACAAATGGAATATACATAGTTGAGTAGTTGAATGCACGGTGCTTTGCTGCCACACTTACCAATGCCAACCACTCGGCCAGTGATCGCTCCGAGTGCGAGCGAAGGGATGAACAATCCGCACGGTACCTTCATGCCGAACGTAAAGATCGTCATGATCAGCTTCATGGCGAGGGCAAGGATGAGCAACCAGACGGCCTTATAAACACCCGGACCGGCTGCCGCTATCTCGATCGCCGAGTTGACGTCGGTGAAGTTGCGATTGTAGTCACTGCGTGTTCGAAGGGAAAGGTAAGTAACTGACGGGAAAGCGGAACGGCACAACGCCGGCTCCTTACCAGAGTGGATCCTGATTGGAGATGCCACACTGACTAAACAATAGATAGATCAGCTCGCTCGTGTTCATACGCGTGTACGGATTGGGGTATGCAATGACGGCCGTGATGAAGGTGACGAGCAGGACCTCGGAGACGGGATACTGGCCCAGTTTGCTGTACTTGCGGAAGCGACACCACCAAAGGTTCGCCTTGATAAACACCGTCGCAATGATACCCTGACAAACGAATGTGGAAAAGATCGCGATTaagaacaaagaaagagagtgcgtTCTTGCTTCACTTACCCCGATAATGCCTAGACCGATGAAGGGAACGAGCTCAAAGAAGATCCACGGTTTGTTGTACTCGACGTAGAACAACACCGAGTGCTCGTTTCCGAATGGGTTGATCGAACGAAGGATAAACGCCGCGATCAGGGCACAGAAGAAGGATCTCCAGAGCGTTTTCAGTGGGAAGTAGTACGACACTTCCTCCAAACTGAACAGCACGCCACCGATAGGGGCACCGAAAGCCACCGAAACACcagcggcggccgcagccGATAggatttctctctttttcgcctCATTTCGACCATACTTGGGGAAGAGGTAGGAGAGAATGTTCCCGATACAGCTTGCGATGTGTACCATGGGGCCTTCCTTGCCCAGGCTCAGGCCCGCCGACACGGACAGCATGATACCGACGGATTTGATGATGAGCGTCCACTTGCCGAGATAGCTGCGGATGATGAAGCCCGAAAGGATCGTCTTGATCTCCGGTATACCGGATCCGCAGGCGTACGGTGCAAACATGCGCACCAGCGAGGCGGCCAGCAGAGCGAACAGCATCGCCCACATGATGTAGAAGAAGTACGAGATGACGTACGCTCCGAATCCTTCCCGCGAGGACGTGAAGATCTCCGACCAGGCGTACCATTGCGAGCAGTTACCGCTGTCGAAGGACGTTTCGTTCGAGGACCAGCAGCACTGCTCACGGTTTAGCCAGAAGGCCTGCGGGCAGATGCCGAACTTCAGATCCGTCATCCAACTCGCACCGATATCGATAACACCGGCCACACAGCCCGTAAACaggcccaccagcagcacgcacacCCAGCCCGACCAGGCATCATGGGCACCCtggaatcgaaatggaatccTCATTAACATCTAGAAGTGGTCTCGTGGTCGCAGCACCATGGTCTGTACCCACCTTTAATAGATCCAAAAAGGAATCCTGCCGCTTCTTCATTATATACCGATGCCGCATCCGATCCCGGGCGATATCGCGCTGCCAGTCGATCGTGTGGAAATCTTCATACTGTCCGATTCCCGGGATGTCATCGCTGGTGTCGGTCATTCCGGCAAATGAGATACCTTTTTGAGACGGCCAAGAAGATACGATACGTATGAGACGAGGATCCGTTTGCGCAGTGCAGCAGAGGGAGGAACCAACACGAGATTCGCTTGCGGTTAGCAGGGGAATGATCGATGGATCAATGATTAATCAAATGGAGCGTGATGCTTGGGGCTTGGGGCGGATTTTTTAAGGAGACACACGAGGatacaaccgaaaaaaaaggggaaagtgGCGAGGAATccaaagaaaataaaaagaaaaaaccattcaGCTTCATTACCTCCTTCCGCTTGaccggaaaacgaaacggttaATCGATCTGTACGCGATAAAGTATAGAAATTAGAAAGAGTTTGACTAAGGACACAAACGGTGAACAGGAAAGGGAACGTCCCTGGAAAAAGGCTCTCACAAAAGGTCCCAAAAGTCTGGGCTGGAGTGTAAAGTGTCAACATTGCAAGTAGAACTAAACGCCTTACACCACGAATTAAAGCTGAACTCAACCAACTAAGCATGTTACTTGAAAAGCAATCGGAACCTCTTCGCAAAAGCACTACCTCTAGACGAGTTGGCTCTTTGTAGCGAGCCCAGTTCTCTGTCGGAAGATTGCCTCAAACTCCTCAACAGCTGGTCAAAGCGGTTAAACAGCTGGATACACAAGagaaactgaaactgaaaacagCATgtcccatcaccaccaaacacagcTAACTGAGACTGACTAACTGACCGTACTGGGTGCAGAAGCGAACACGAAAAATGGACCACCGGAATCGACTTCCTGCGGTATCGGTGCCGTTGTGTTACCTTCATGATCGGAGTGATGGAAATCGCGTCCGAAGCGGGAGCTGTGCGTTGGCGACATTCCGTcgtgtcctgctgctgttccaccgtttcctcctgctcctcctccgccaccaccagcaccactaccgccTATACTACTCGAGTGTGAACCGCCATtgccactactactactgctgctgccgccgttgctACCGCCCGGTCCACCGACTCCATCCTgtcggttgctggtgccaCCGCCGTTCGTTGAGTACGGATAGTTGGGATTGGTGACGCCTCCGTTGACGGGCGTTATATCGATCATACCGTCCTCGTCTGCCTCGTACACCGGTACCGCCGATGCTGTTGCAGGATGTGCAAGCGACGTACTCCCGATCCGTCCAGACCGATCCGTGGCAGTACCGGTCGGTTTGCTGTTTGTCTGCTTGATCGGTCAAGCGGggacgggggaaaaaaaagggaaaaaccggaaacactTCATCAAGTAACCAAAATGTCACTCATAGCGACCACACGGCTACTCCGATTCCTCTATATTCTAATTATGGAATGCGTTCGCTTCCTCTTTGGCAGGCGTCCTTGGCAGAATCGCCTTTTCCATCagctgtttttcttttctcaacCGGATGGCACTTTCCGTGGTGCATCCTCCCCGTGTCGTATCGTTCTCTACTAATTGGACTGCCGGAGCTGACCGTGCCCTTTGATGCACCTTCTGTAGTGCGGTTCACAAACGATTCAAATGGAACAACCGATGGTCCCAACAGGATTAGATAATCCTGCATTCCCGTAGTACGAACCTTGCTTCCGGAACCAGCACTGTGCGTGACCAGCGAAAGCAGTGTGCCAGCAATTGACAGACGGGTGTGTGTTGCTGACACCGTTGCTTCCTCTCACGCGTACTGTGTGTACAGATAAAAATCAATAGAATTCACAAAATGCGCATGTTCCGCGGCCAGCGTAGCAAGCGAGGCCCAAAAACGCGTGGGCTATAAATTGATGACGAGCATTGGGGAATCGGGTGGCGTTTGAAAGATTTAGCTACTTGAGACAGTGGAATAATGTAATGCAATCTTTAGAAAGCCCCTCCTAGTCCGGAAATAGGACAAACACTGGATCCGTGGTGCAATGCATTCGTGACGCAACCTCTCGGATAGCGCGGGCGGTCCCAAACATCTGGCTGGTAGTGTATCGCAAGGCATGGCCTACTGCAAttcgtagcagcagtagtatcTCGGATTGCCAGGGTGGGGGACCCAAGAGAAAGCGCAGTAGGCGCATCAAAACAGAACATTAATGCGATGCACACGACACGAGTTCTTGAAGTGAGTGGCAGCAGGGACGCAGCTGTGGGTTGCTATTCCGAGAATTGGCCCCACCTTTTGTTAGATAATTTctaccattttcttttcactacAAAATAGAAAAGCCTGGGATGAAGAACAAGATTATGTTAAGCAGCGTATCAGTTGGGAGGGGCTACTAAAAGCATTAAAAGTTTGAGCATGACTAAAACGTTAAAAGCATTATCATTTGAAAGCATGTTATACCTCATATTAGGGGAGCGCACACCTGTTTCTAGGGTAaaatgttcgttcgtttcatcaAACAAATAGAGCACCCTGTTGGTGCGAGAAAACAATCATATCTCCTGTAAGTCGGCGCGATAAGTACGGTTTGAATAAGCGGAGATGCGCTACGCTGCTAGCGACACGAAGCGAGATCTTGCTGACAACAATCGCTACAGGCGGTCTACTCGTGTTTTCAGACAAAAAGAGGATGTGTTTTTGAGACAGAATTGCGCAGAATGTTCTTTCGCTGAGAAAGAAATGAGTATGACTCACACGTCACAGAAGCTTCTTGCTGCTTTGTGCACGTGATAGTCGCGTGATAAGATCATTATGATCTCTGCTTTATGGTGGATCCAGTAGCGAGTGGTCGACAGAAGAAAGCCGATCACCATCATGACCGCTGACCAAGATCCGTAACAACACCGTGCGGGAACGAGGAGGTAAAAGGGGGGCGCCTCAAGTGGAGGATCGCTAACGAGAAGCGCAAACTCGTGCCTTTCGTGCGTACATAAAGTTATCGTACAGAATGATGCCACGGGGGGAGTTGTTGGGTGTGCTGGAGCAGTGGCTTCTGCAAACAACCAGCGGGTTGTGCGAGCTGCATTCGCCTGATTTGAAGATCGTCTAGAGGGGCAGACCGGACAGAATCTTACCTTGCTGGTGACGGCCTGATAAGAGGTGTGATCGCTCAGCGGATGGTGGCCGGGTGCCACGGTTGATGTTAGCGAAAGATTTGTCGTTCCTTTGAGGGGGAACTTTTCCATAACGGggaacggcgacgacgatgtagCTGGATGTTGGCGGTGCAAGCGCTACGCCACGTCACACGGCATCGATCGTACAACAGGGGGCGGaacggtggggtggtggtatGCTAGTACGTTCACAAAAAAATTTCGATCACCGCAGAACACTCTGCACCACTAGCATCTAGTTTCACGTATTTtcacaaaccaacaaccacggTAAACATGTCCAAGTAACGCCCCTTCGCGGACGGTCGAGCTGCGCTTATCACCCGCGATCAACAAGTACCGAAAACGGGGAATAGAAACAAGAAACTATGATTCAACAAAACACTCAGAATCTCGCGGCTACTCATCAAAGGGGATCAGCAGCGATCGGTTGAGTAGGTCAAGGCGCGCACTGAGGGGGTGGGGTGATTCAGAATCCCGCGAACCGCTCTTCGTCACAGAATCCGGAGGAGGCGCACCTGAAATTCCTTCACGCGCGGTTCGGCAAACCTGCACTCCACTACACGACGAGAACTGAGGGGGATCGAGAAGGGTATGCGGGTCCCTCTTTGCGAGGCCAGCAAACGCGAAACGGAAGCACTTTTGTGGAAGTTTTTACACGAAACACAAATTAATTTGGCGATGATTTGGTTGTTTATAAAAAATCCAAGAACGACAAGTGATTTGACAGCGAATCAAGGCAACATGCACCACAGCGGCtgttgaatttaaattaactCGTTACATCGCGGATTTCTCGAATAAAAGGGTGGTTTTTAGTGGATTACTGCGTTCACTCAAAACCCCCTCGATTGCGTCAATCGGAATCCTGTATTGCATAACAGCTTAAAGTGGCTTCCCTCTCGAATCTATTATTATAACACGCGCTTTTGCCGGGGAGCGGAATCCTTTTTGACGAATTACAAGACCAAAAGACCCCTGCTAGCAAGATACCATTTTATGGCCGCCTTCGAGAGTAATTGGGATCCCATTTTGGATCGCAGTTCGGCTAGAGCTTTGCGTCATCTTTGGGAAACCCAACTGAATAGCTGGGCACGGGCAGATGTCTGAGAGAGACACACGGAATTGTAAATACTACCGCCTCAACTCTGCGCGCTGAAATTACCACCGCGAACCACCGACCGCCGACCGCCGACTCCATGTTGCCGCCATGGTTTCGATATCTGTGGTTGACATTGCTTGATTGGTTTGGAAGAATTACCTAGGAGCAAACAAATATGCTGTCGTCCTCGTGCACGGCAATAAAATTCGCGCGGTCACAGCGGGAGATCCAGGATGCGCACCCTATGGTTTCAACTAATCGATTTTGCCACATTAACTGCCGAACCGACGGCGAAAGTAGCAAATGCAGGAATGTTCCGGATACGGGCTACAGATGTAGATCCT
Proteins encoded in this region:
- the LOC126579240 gene encoding H(+)/Cl(-) exchange transporter 5 isoform X3; translated protein: MEKFPLKGTTNLSLTSTVAPGHHPLSDHTSYQAVTSKQTNSKPTGTATDRSGRIGSTSLAHPATASAVPVYEADEDGMIDITPVNGGVTNPNYPYSTNGGGTSNRQDGVGGPGGSNGGSSSSSSGNGGSHSSSIGGSGAGGGGGGAGGNGGTAAGHDGMSPTHSSRFGRDFHHSDHEGISFAGMTDTSDDIPGIGQYEDFHTIDWQRDIARDRMRHRYIMKKRQDSFLDLLKGAHDAWSGWVCVLLVGLFTGCVAGVIDIGASWMTDLKFGICPQAFWLNREQCCWSSNETSFDSGNCSQWYAWSEIFTSSREGFGAYVISYFFYIMWAMLFALLAASLVRMFAPYACGSGIPEIKTILSGFIIRSYLGKWTLIIKSVGIMLSVSAGLSLGKEGPMVHIASCIGNILSYLFPKYGRNEAKKREILSAAAAAGVSVAFGAPIGGVLFSLEEVSYYFPLKTLWRSFFCALIAAFILRSINPFGNEHSVLFYVEYNKPWIFFELVPFIGLGIIGGIIATVFIKANLWWCRFRKYSKLGQYPVSEVLLVTFITAVIAYPNPYTRMNTSELIYLLFSQCGISNQDPLCDYNRNFTDVNSAIEIAAAGPGVYKAVWLLILALAMKLIMTIFTFGMKVPCGLFIPSLALGAITGRVVGIAMEQLAYNYPKIWIFSGECSTGDDCITPGLYAMVGAAAVLGGVTRMTVSLVVIMFELTGGVRYIVPLMAAAMASKWVGDALGRQGIYDAHIALNGYPFLDSKDEFQHTTLAADVMQPKRNETLAVITQDSMTVDDIETLLKETEHNGYPVVVSKENQYLVGFVPRRDLNLALANARRIIDGITGQSLVIFTSAQPVQNLGPSPLKLKKILDMAPITVTDQTPMETVVDMFRKLGLRQTLVTHNGRLLGVITKKDVLRHVKQMDNEDPNTVLFN
- the LOC126579240 gene encoding H(+)/Cl(-) exchange transporter 5 isoform X5, whose protein sequence is MLTLYTPAQTFGTFYRLTVSFSGQAEGGISFAGMTDTSDDIPGIGQYEDFHTIDWQRDIARDRMRHRYIMKKRQDSFLDLLKGAHDAWSGWVCVLLVGLFTGCVAGVIDIGASWMTDLKFGICPQAFWLNREQCCWSSNETSFDSGNCSQWYAWSEIFTSSREGFGAYVISYFFYIMWAMLFALLAASLVRMFAPYACGSGIPEIKTILSGFIIRSYLGKWTLIIKSVGIMLSVSAGLSLGKEGPMVHIASCIGNILSYLFPKYGRNEAKKREILSAAAAAGVSVAFGAPIGGVLFSLEEVSYYFPLKTLWRSFFCALIAAFILRSINPFGNEHSVLFYVEYNKPWIFFELVPFIGLGIIGGIIATVFIKANLWWCRFRKYSKLGQYPVSEVLLVTFITAVIAYPNPYTRMNTSELIYLLFSQCGISNQDPLCDYNRNFTDVNSAIEIAAAGPGVYKAVWLLILALAMKLIMTIFTFGMKVPCGLFIPSLALGAITGRVVGIAMEQLAYNYPKIWIFSGECSTGDDCITPGLYAMVGAAAVLGGVTRMTVSLVVIMFELTGGVRYIVPLMAAAMASKWVGDALGRQGIYDAHIALNGYPFLDSKDEFQHTTLAADVMQPKRNETLAVITQDSMTVDDIETLLKETEHNGYPVVVSKENQYLVGFVPRRDLNLALANARRIIDGITGQSLVIFTSAQPVQNLGPSPLKLKKILDMAPITVTDQTPMETVVDMFRKLGLRQTLVTHNGRLLGVITKKDVLRHVKQMDNEDPNTVLFN